TAGGCTTTTTAAATATTGGTGTTGAAAACTACGAAGCTGATGATGTCATTGGGACGTTAACACATGCATATGCGCAATCACCTGACCACGAAGTCTATGTCATTACCGGAGATCGTGATTTATTGCAATGTGTAAGTGACAACGTTTATGTATGGCTCATCAAAAAAGGCTTTACTGAATATAGTAAGTATGACAGAGCACGATTCGAATCAGAATATCAATTACAACCGCCACAACTTATTGATGTCAAAGCGTTTATGGGGGACACAGCAGATGGTTATCCAGGTGTGAAAGGCATCGGGGAGAAAACAGCGATCAAACTGATTCAGCAATATGGCTCTGTTGAGGAAGTGATTGCGAACTTGTCACAGCTTACGCCCGGACAACAGAAAAAGATAGCGCAAGATATGGAAAATCTACGTTTGTCAAAAAAACTGGCAACGATTGCTTTAAATGTCCCATTATCCATTGACACGTTATTTGAACAAATGGCCCATCATGTCGAGTTAAATCACGTACTCGCAGTATTAGAGCAACATGAATTGTTTGTGTCAAAACGCTTTGTTCAAAATTTGTAACCTCAACATTAAAATAGAAAAGTTAACAGGCGTAATGCCAACAAGCGTTAATTTCTAAATTTAAAGAAAAAATGTCGAAGTGCTTGACATGTGTGTACATGTGCATAACACTTCGACATTTTTTAATATTTAACATTATTCACGATCTAACGCACGGTACA
Above is a genomic segment from Staphylococcus delphini containing:
- a CDS encoding 5'-3' exonuclease, with the translated sequence MAHKLLLIDGMALLFRHFYATSVHKNFMRNTNGTPTNGTQGFVRHVYSAIRDVEPTHVAVCWDMGKATFRNDMFDGYKQNRPAPPEELIPQFDHVQHISETLGFLNIGVENYEADDVIGTLTHAYAQSPDHEVYVITGDRDLLQCVSDNVYVWLIKKGFTEYSKYDRARFESEYQLQPPQLIDVKAFMGDTADGYPGVKGIGEKTAIKLIQQYGSVEEVIANLSQLTPGQQKKIAQDMENLRLSKKLATIALNVPLSIDTLFEQMAHHVELNHVLAVLEQHELFVSKRFVQNL